aaaagaaacacaattCTGTAACTACTAAAACAGAATGAGATTATAATTGACATAATCAGCTAACTGACAAACTACTCATGCAAACTAGACATATTTTCACATACAACATTCTCCCAACCAGGGATGTGTTTAGGACAACTGCAAAAGTTTGATTATTAAAATAGCCaattattgttataattgattatagtcaaaattcatttttgtttaagttCGTTGAAAAGTgatttaaaagataattcaCTATGTTTAGAAACGacaaaaaatcatttaaaacaataaaaagagaactGTGAAGCTAAGGAGGAAAAGAACAGTtcgaaaataatattaaactacAAAATTTCAGATGCttcacaaaatatttacaaaaaacaaaaactttacAAATTGTACTTATTATCTTGGACCCAGCTTATTTTGCAAACAATTAACGCAATTTCATTGATCTCAAAAATGCTCTAAGAGATTGCAATTTAAAAGACAAAATCAAAGTTAGCGATTCAACAACGTATTTTGTTCCACCACAAAGATACAACAAGTTCCATCAGACTACTTTACCAATAAAACAGACACAAATAACCGAAAAACTCTGAAAATGtcgacaaaaaaattaattcaagtTTGCTGGTCATATATCACAAATGTATTTTGACTCTTCAGATATTACAAATAAGaattaattgaaattgaaaactACCTTGAAGATAAAAGGCTCGATATCCTCTACCACTACTTCCTCTAAGCTAGGATCCCCAACAAGTCCAAAAAACTGTGCTCTAAACACAGGAGATCGTGCCGCAAGTATTAACTTATGAGCTTTGAAGCTCTCGCTTTTAACCTTGAAAACTATGTCGCAACAAACCTCTGAGTCCAGCAAGTCCTTAAAATTTCGGCCCATGTCTGACAGTGGCACAATAACACCCTGTTTAGATCCCTCAAAACGAGTTTTGACAACACCAACAGTGCAATGCATGACAAGGCAATCATCTTTTAGATACTCCGAAGTTTCCAGTAGAGTTCTTCTGAAGAAACGCTTGTAACCCCTGAAATGAGCACATAAACGTTTTAATTGCAGGAAACACCCAAAAACCATACACAATAACATTTTATCCCCCATcccaaaaaaattaagaaagtcAAATATAGGTAACTAAAATTacattaactaattttaaatgCATTCATGCTTTCAGACGATATTCTCACTCAAAAACATCTTGTATGATAGCACAAAATTTAAACTCCTAAACCCCAACTAAACTGaatacaataacaaaacaaaaggcAAAGAATGCTGAACAAGTTGAAGGTATTATAAACTGCCATTATACTTCAACATGTAAGGATCACTCCTGAGAATGTGGTCAAAAGTTAACAACAGAAACCAACAAGACTAGAGATAAAAACCTTCTGTCCAGTGGTCAAAAAGCTTGAAAATCATATCACAAACAAAGCTATATTTAGGTGTAAAAAATAAGTAACTCAATCCCTGTATTTAATAAACACCACAGATATAGTCATGCATTTTGTTCATGTAAAATCACTCCTACTCTGCTTCAATTTACTCCTTTCAGGaattaaaatgacaaaaaaaaaataacaatcgAAGCACATGATTCGAGCTCCAAAAACTGAACACGTAAACAAATTAAGGAACTATGTTTTGTCCTATCTACAAAGTAGCAGTGCACTTTAGACTGTCAGTGCATTTATAACCATCGATTAAATAGTTGACGATCAAAATTACTATTAAACATGATACGTACACACATAAAACAAGCAAGTTATAAGGCTACTAAACTCTCATCATTTGACATGCCAACGCCACTCaattcaaaaccctaaaccctagaGTTTCTAAACATCACCATTCCCCACAGCTAACCATTATCCCAATTTCAAAATTGAGGGAGTGAATTGATGATACCAACCACATGCTGCCTCTATACTTCAAGGTGTACGGTCCACCATCAAGAGGCCTATCGAAATGGCTATGAACCTTATCGTTCCCCTTCTCACTCTGATCCACCAGCGTCAACTTGAACAGAGCCCTAACGTCAGTTCCATCGCTTGCGAGAGCTATGAAGACCGATACGTACATGGAATTGTCCTCGGGGTTCTTCCCGTCAGGGTAGAAGTAAATTGCCCAATCGTAACCACCGACGCTAAATGTGTCGCTCATGATGTACTTCCCAGCACCCATCCCCTTTGCGAGAGAGTACCCCTTTATCGTGAATTGGTGCGACCCATTCACCGTTTCGCTGATCGAGCGCGAACACGAAGAGCCCTCCGAGAAGGGCTTGAAATCCCCCATCCGGTCCTCCTCCAATTCCGCCATCGCAAAACCCTAGCGACGGTGGCGCATCGATGAGTGGGGGCGAAACCCTAATTCCCCGAATTGGGGCGAGGAGAAATGGAATTGGGCACAGTGATGGCGGAATTAGGGAAAGAGAGAGAGGAATAAGGAGTTACGTTAGAAATACGAAAGCTATGTGTAGCTGTGTTACGGTTTGAGGTtttagagaagaaagaaagagaaaatagtTAAATGAGGTAAGAGAGATGTAAGGTAACAAAAATCCAGAACACAACAACCTAACGAGACGCCGATATCGTATTTATATGATTCTACTACTGCCAGCCACCGCTAACTCCTTATAACACGCTATCCCACTTTCCTTTTCACACCCCCTACCCCTTGCCACACCCActtcttctttcaaaattaCTAAATATATTCATCGGAATTATTTTGTTCCATCGCAACGCAGGTCTAAATTACTATATATCTTgacttaaatataaataataaataattagatatCATTGTAAacttgtaaaaattatttttatatttataaatcgATTTAACATCAAtcttttatcaaaaataattttaaattcaaaataaacatataaaaatattaagaatattacacatcatatgtatatatacacgaaaaaatatattaaatcccAGATCTATTCAACctattatgtaataaaaaaaagtaatagttaatatagaataattatataaaactaaGTTGAATAggcataatttatttaaataaaaaataattagaaaaatatgcATCGAGTATGACATTGCCTCACTTGTGTGGCATCATCTTTTCACTTAATCAAGTTtgcaaaataaaatgtattccAAAGTATACAtgatttctattattattttttaagaaagtgagatattttaagatattatataaaatttaatttttgcattgtatttaatataaaactgaGGTATACGAGTTTTCTTATATCGTTACATGAGTGAAGATATTGTAAGAGAAAGGAAAGTCAccttatttcttttttgttattcAAGCATTTATAGcttcatattttatataattttaattttttaattttaaataataacttatatttcataatagtaataatatcttatttaaattaatcgCTCACTCACTTTAGTTTCTAccaatcttattttatttcaatataattttactattttaaattcttttttattttaaataataaatcacgtttcattttaatataatccagcttattatattttattttaacttattttatgattagtaataaaatggtaattttttaattataacaattaaaatatttttttaatctattaaacaAATCACatcttttacaaatttttatcttaatctcttaattttttttatcatttttcttttcgtATAAACAACATCATTTTgacctttctttcttttcaatttcactttctaaaatttgtatttaGAAATAATCACACGTCCTCCTCTGGTATAAAATCATCTTACATTTTGAGgataatcttttattattattttgcttttaaaataaaacttctttttcttatttacaCTTAAATAAGTTTGACTAATGTAATTAAAATGTAGTATTAATTGTTATCAccatataaaaaagttatgtaaatttaattagaattagaCTTACATATGTcctctacttttttttttcttatatagatcactttttgaattttattaatgtGACTAGATCATTAATGTTTTGTTCACTTAGAATGAATTTGGGGGAAAGTAattgaggagatttgagagaatttgaaggtaattttttttgttgttgtttatttgactgaatttggaggtaaatgataATGGATTTAgaaagatttgattgatgtgacaaattaaaaaaatttacttccaaattcactctcacttccTTCCAAATTGATGTGACAAcgtttaagattttttttcttcttcaaattatACCGTAAGTACAATTTctattgttaaataaaatacatgaaTATCCAAAATCCCTCATTTTCTATTGTTAAATCTAaggttatatttttagttttattttcatagagccatttttaaatcaatttttccaattttttcttAACGTattaaatctattaaattataGTTACCAAACaaataactataatttaattatttattattttgtgtttaaatattattagttaacatcattataaatttatttattcaacactctaatattaaaaatggaaaaatgttataaaaattatcaatattaaaaagttatctCTTcgttttttacatgtttttgaattacatatgatatttttttatttattttgaattgtttatagagtttaacattattttaatgtaacttttatctaaatttcaattaaaaaaattataattttatatttaaaataaaaatttataattaaataagtcaataaattaacttatttaattcaattatttgaattttttcaagtgaaataaattgaattaactCCTCAACCATGATAAACCGGATCGATTCTACGCCGGTTAGCCGTTTTGACTGCTGTACTTCTTAGAAAATCTTGCATTAAAAAGGGAACTTTGCTACGTTGATGTCCCCATGAAAACAAAAGTCTGTAATTAGCTGCAAAAACACATAGTCACtgcacttttcttttttcatgtaAGAAGTCTGCAGTAAACACCGGACAGAAAGGAGAAATTTTAAGCAGAACCCATTATTTGCGGATTCATGAATTGAAACGTGAAATCCCCAATGACTGGCGATTTTCTTCGGACTCTGCTCTCTCTCAAGATCGccgtcttcttcttcatcgccGTCACCTTCTTCTACTTTGGCAAACATTGGTCCGATGGCTACAACCAGCTCGTGTTCTTCACCACTCAACGTTCCGACCCAGATCCGAACACGAGCCCGGTCGTTACCATGTCGCCGAATTACGCTAAATCCTTTAACCTCTCCGCCCTTATTGACCAGAACATAACCCAACCGGTGCCGGAAAATGCCCCGCCGCCTCCGCTGCCGGAGGTGTCGATCGAGCAAATGGGAATCCTGAACAATAATGGGACGATGACCAAGGAGTTCGAGGTGGGGGATTTCGAACCCGGTATGGTGGATCAGTGGGTGAACGAGTCCCAGGTTGAGAGGGAAGGTTCTGCTTCTAATTCTAAATTGGGGAGGAAAAAGTTTGGGTTGTGCTCGCGCGAGATGAGGGAGTATATACCTTGTTTGGATAACGAGGACGCGATTCGGAAGCTGCCTTCCACGGAGAAAGGGGAGAGGTTCGAGCGGCATTGCCCCGTGCAAGGTCAAGGGTTGAATTGCTTGGTTCCTGCACCCACTGGATACCGTACTCCTATTCCATGGCCCAGAAGCCGAGATGAGGTCAAAACGTcgcctttttgtttttttctcttccaGTTTAGCCAGATGGATGTTTCGAGATTCAATTAGGAggattttaaatttggttttgtttttttaagagATAAAGCCTAGATACTGTTATATAGCtgcttttgatatttttctcCTGTCATAGTTATAATTTCACCTTAGTTTTCCAATGTCATTATCAAGATGAAGCTTCTATTTTGATAGGAGAACAGCGTCAAAAGCTCTAATATAACTTAAGATATCCTTTTTCTTTAGGTTTTCATGAATATAAGTTTTTTGTGTAGGTATGGTTCAATAATGTTCCTCATACACGTCTTGTTGAAGATAAAGGAGGCCAAAACTGGATTTCTAGAGACAAGGATAAGTTTAAATTCCCCGGAGGTGGCACTCAGTTTATCCATGGGGCAAATGAATACTTGGACCATATTTCTAAGgttattaattttgttgtttttgtatgctttgattttggttttgccTTACCTTTTTGTTGGGAAGTAGTTGCATCTAAGTGGAATCTGACATGGGATTTTTCTGATTACAGATTATTCCTGAAATTACCTTTGGTAGGCATATACGTGTTGTTCTTGATGTTGGTTGCGGGGTTGCTAGTTTTGGTGCATACTTACTGTCACGGAATGTTGTCACTATGTCTGTTGCTCCCAAAGACGTTCATGAGAATCAGATTCAGTTTGCTCTTGAGCGTGGTGTACCGGCAATGGCAGCAGCATTTGCAACTAGACGATTGTTGTATCCAAGTCAAGCTTTTGACATGATACATTGCTCACGCTGTAGAGTTAATTGGACTAGAGATGGTATgtatttctctttcttatatGATAAGTAACAGGGTCTGGTAGTAACGAGGAGACATGTTATATTGAGAGGTCTGTAATGGCTAATCAACCTATAGAAAGTAAAGAATCCATGTTTGAACTGCCACTTTTCTTGGTAGTGATAtgtaaataacattatttgtgtTATGATGCTTAGAACTTATCTTTATTTGTGATGAAGATGGGATACTGCTGCTTGAAGTAAATAGGATGCTAAGAGCAGGAGGTTACTTTGTCTGGGCTGCCCAGCCAGTTTATAAGCACGAAGAAGTTTTAGAAGAACAGTGGGAAGGTATAGCAATATTTTCTGAAGCTTTTTACAAATAGAGTTTGTCTAACTCTTTATTACCAAGAATGCTGTCTAAACCTATGGTGAATGTAACCTTTGATTTGGTTATCTCCAGAGATGCTTAATCTTACAACTCGACTCTGTTggaattttttgaaaaaagatgGGTACATTGCAGTATGGCAGAAACCAGCTGAAAATAGTTGCTATACAAACCGTGAGGCAGGAAGTAAACCTCCACTGTGTGACCCAACTGATGACCCAGACAGTCTTTGGTATTGTGCTCAGGCCTTCCTGTACATTGATGATTGTACATTTCCATCAATCCAGATGATTATAGCCAGAAGTGGTTTGTAAAATTATTACTGTCATTCTTATACGTGATAGAGTTTTCTGGGATAGAACCAGAGAGTAGAAAATAGATGCATTTTGCTAATATATAGGTTTGCATTCCTTAAAGAAGTAGAAAGAAGCAGAGTAGCATGTTCCTTCATGAACGTTGAAATGTTAAACCAAGTTTTCCATCATAAAGAAAGTTGGATACAATGTTCATTTAGATTAATATTATGAAGTTTTTAGCTCAATTCTAAATTAGGACTGCTGAACTGTAAAAATGACGATGGACTATCTCACCATGATCAATAGATAATTGTAGCAGCCTTTTCTGTCAtcaatttctaattttaatcTGCACTTTCTTCTAATAGTTAAGATTTTTAGAGGGATTACTAAAGCACATGCCAAGTTAGAAACAATAGTCCTTGTTAGGAGAGGGTGAGTTTATGaaaaaaggaataaaacattaaatgcctaACGACCTTAACTGCCTTAGCAATTAGGAGGAGCGGGGTTATTGGTTGTATAAATAGCAAATAAACAATTGTAGTTGGGTGAATTGTTTTGTTCGTAGTTCTAACAGGGTTATCATCCTAAGGGGGGAGTTTAGGCTCTctagagggaggttatgctcccaaaccCAGCCCTTGTAAAGAGATTCTTTTACGGTGAATAATAGCAAAACACATTCTTCCATTGCTATTTCTATCTTTTGAGTGTgttcttgttaggttccaaactcaggaacctaacaattggtccgacctgccggattgAAGTGGGGGTGAAGGATCAAGAAACTGCCGGATCCAAATTGGGCACGAAAACGATAATGGAGAGAAGTACAGAGTGGCGATTGGAGGCAATTGAGATCACTATGGAGGGGATGAAGGCGGAGTCTGCCGCAGTACGAAGGGACTTACAACATATAATGAGGATACTGGGGCTGCAGGTTAATAACACGGAGGGGCAGTCAGACGATAGCTCCGTGAACGAGAATCCACGGCAACGAGAGGAGGATGTTGGAGGCAGAGGTGTAGGCGACCACCAGGAAGATCAGAGACCATGGCGGAAACGGGTGGATTTACCCACATTCAAAGGGCTGGAACCCCTTAGTTGGATCAATAGGGCGGAGCGATTTTTTGATATACAGAAAGTGACAGGACAAGAAGAAAAGGCAGAGGGGCAGTGCGTCTTACTGGTTTAAGTTTTGGAAAGAAAAGGCCAAGAACCGTTCATGGGAAGGCCTTAAGGCAGCCATGGTCAATCGTTTTGGAGGCGGATTCCGGGGGACGATGTTCGAACGATTGGCGACCCTGCGGCAGGAGGGTATTGTGGAAGAGTTCGTTCGCGATTTCAAAATACTGGTAGGGCAAACCAGGGGCGTATCGGAAGAACAAGTGTTGGGCTATTTCCTCGCCGGTTTGCGCGAGGACATCAAGGGGCACATTTGAATTCTTGATCCTCAGGAGCTGACGATCGCGATGAGAATTGCGAGAGACGTGGAGGACGCGGCAATTAGAGCGAGAGGGGGACGTGGGCATGCGACATAGAATTCGCAATCTTGGGGATGAGCGGTCAGGGCAGTGACAAGAAATGAGAACGATTGCCCTGGACCGAACGGAATGGGCGGACCGAACGGAATGGGAGGACCGAGTGTCAACACTACACCGAATGGTATGGGCAGACCGAACAGTATTGGGGAAAGCGACAACAACAGCCGAACGGTGAGGAACCTGCCTTATCCTGAGTTcctgaagagaagagaagaggggcGATGCTTTCGCTGCGggggaccgttcggtcctggTCACCAATGTCCAGAAAGGAGTTTGAGGGTGGTACTCTTAGCAGAGGATGAAGAAGACGATGAAGAGGAGGAtttgccaccacccaagcctcctgaTCAAGCCTACCTATTTCAACCTTGAGCACAAGGTTGTTTCGGCCGAGGTGTAATGTTAGGAGAGGGTGAGTTTATGAGAAaaggaataaaacattaaatgcctaACGGCCTTAACTGCCTTAGCAGTTAGGAGGAGCGGGGTTATTGGTTGTATAAATAGCAAATAAACAATTGTAGTTGGGTGAATTGTTTTGTTTGTAGTTCTAACAGGGTTATCATCCTGAGGGTGAGGTTAGGCTCTctagagggaggttatgctcccaaaccCAGTCCTTGTAAAGAGATTCTTTTACGGTGAATAATAGCAAAACACATTCTTCCATTACTATTTCTATCTTGAGTGTgttcttgttaggttccaaactCAGGAACGGTCCTCCACTCAACCCACCTTGGGAAAAAGATAGacaatatgatataaaaaaacaaaaagaatattaCGTGGTAGtctatataaatgaaaaaaatgattatttttctgTAAATATGGCTGTGCTGCGCCCCTGGTTATATGTGTGTATTTTGGGAAAAAGATAGACAATAtgatataagaaaaacaaaaagaatattaCGTGGTAGtctatataaatgaaaaaaatggttatttttCTGTAAATATGGCTGTGCTGCGCCCCTGGTTATATGTGTGTATTTTGGATTTCTATTTAGAATGTTGTATGCCTTTTCTGGTTACACACTTGGAGCCTATGTTGCTTATGGATAATAAAACATTTAGCATGTTATATCAATAAGTTTGAGTGAACTGTCATAATAGCTTTTGatgcattattattaaaatttaatggcTCATTATTGGcgattttgttaattaattgattaatctAGGTATGTTGATCTAAAAGCATGCATCTCTGAATTGCCTGAGAACGGATATGGAGCAAATGTCAGTGAATGGCCAGCTCGTTTGCAAGCCCCTCCTGACAGGCTTCAAAGCATACAGCTAGATGTTTTCTCATCCAGAACTGAGCTATTCAAGGCAGAATCTAGATATTGGAAGGAAATAATAGCAAATTATGTTCGTGCTTTACACTGGAAAAAGATCAGACTAAGAAATATTATGGACATGCGAGCAGGTTTTGGAGGGTATTGTTTGtcttatttactttcttgttatAGATTTGCATTTGTGACTTTTCAGTATGAGAATCTTCAATATATCTGTGTTTTTCAGATTTGCAGCAGCATTGATTGAGCAGAATTTTGAAAACTGGGTTATGAATGTTGTTCCTGTTAGTGGTCCAAACACTCTTCCAGTTATATATGACCGTGGATTGATTGGAGTTATGCATGACTGGTATTTCACTAAGCTAATTTAAGATAATATCAGTTACAGGTGTTCTCAATTTTGTGCTGTGGTTTATTAATTTCAAGTACCTAATAGTTCTCCTTTTGTCGAAATCCTCTAAGTTACTGTCAACTTGTCAAGACGTAGtaacattttcattattttaatgtaGGTGCGAGGCATTTGACACCTACCCAAGAACGTATGATTTATTGCATGCTGCCAACCTCCTTTCTGTTGAGAGGAAAAGGTAAAATTTTCTCCACTTGTGTATATCTTTATCTTgccaattattattatatttgtatcagtaaaaaagaaaaagagagtatTGCACCAGGGTTTGGGCATTTTCATCGCCGTCAAGCAAACTAGTCTGTCTTTTTATATCCAATCTATCATCCTTCTTATCCTTATATACTGCTTTAAATAAGCATATATTTATGTTACTAAATTTCGATGCTGTCATGAAACAAGCATACACACTTCATCTCAATATTCATGCATGGTGAAACATATCACATTTCATTGTTCATGTGCAGCATGCATTACTTGAACAGAGGAGGAAATATAAACAGAGTTTGTTGCAAAGAGGAACCAAGTCTACCACAATCAAAAAGCAATAATTAAGCCTATAACCTACGATTTGAtcataatttaagattttatacAAATCTGATTTTGAACAAATTCATTACAATATCAAATCAATACATTAATTAGGAAATACATGATACAAAATTTAAGGGCGAACTTTCAACTACTTTAATATTTCATTGATCATTCAGAGTATGCATCATGACTCTCTCAGTTCTTAAATGTTTGATGTCTGCTATCAAATGCATTTCTCTCTATCAGATGCAATCTCTCATCCATTATGCTTGAGATGGATCGGATACTAAGACCTGGTGGACATGTATACATCCGTGATTCTCTTGAAATTATGGATGAACTTCAAGAGATTGGCAAAGCAATAGGCTGGCATGTGATGTTGCGAGACACAGAGGAGGGGCCTCATACAAGTTCTATGGTATTGGTTGGTGAGAAGCACTTACTACGCTCCTGAAGCCAAATAGGATAAATTGCATGACTTTTCTTTGACCTTGAACTGAAAGTTATCAACAGAGCATGGGAAAAATTGGTATTGGAGAGGAGCTGGAAGATGCAAGTGCAAGTACTACTACGCATTTGAGAAGTCCAAGAAGATGCAGGTGCATGCACTTCCTTACAAACCTGAAGAGGTCGTGAGCGATTATTTATTGATACTACTGTTCTTGAGATCCCTGAAGCTGGATAGGTCAGGTGCATCatctaacttatttttaaaattcaatttatttgtatattccAAAGCTCTACGTagcttaaatatatatttttctattttcccATGATTATAAGCACATTTGGTGTTGGTCTTTATAACAATTTTCCGTCTGTTTGTACCTCTGATTTGTTGAAAGTCCCATTCGGAACCAAGCTAGTAGGGATACAAATCAaccataaacaaaaaattatagaattcGAAATCAACAATCTGTAACTATTATGACTTTATCCACTTTTGTCTCTacattttttgaattattttgttcCTTAATTAATACTagaaattttttgaattatttaatattgttttaattacatGTAATAAAAATACCACATGAACTACATTTAAAGTTGAATTTTAAAAGCAACTGCACACTGTTGTCTCCTATTTAATATGTATTCTCtccatcttttattttatttgtttaaaatatagaGGACAAGTCCCCTATTACTCAAGGATTCGTTTGTTGATTAGGATCCTATCACCATTATTACTCTTATCATTATTGTTCCTATTGTTGCCACCATCCCATTGTTACTTTCACGTCATTACTTTTACCACCATTGTGTTATCGCCAATCCTTTCATCACCATCGTTGTTACTAACCTCTTATGTACA
This sequence is a window from Vigna angularis cultivar LongXiaoDou No.4 chromosome 2, ASM1680809v1, whole genome shotgun sequence. Protein-coding genes within it:
- the LOC108329151 gene encoding BTB/POZ and MATH domain-containing protein 3 isoform X2; its protein translation is MAELEEDRMGDFKPFSEGSSCSRSISETVNGSHQFTIKGYSLAKGMGAGKYIMSDTFSVGGYDWAIYFYPDGKNPEDNSMYVSVFIALASDGTDVRALFKLTLVDQSEKGNDKVHSHFDRPLDGGPYTLKYRGSMWGYKRFFRRTLLETSEYLKDDCLVMHCTVGVVKTRFEGSKQGVIVPLSDMGRNFKDLLDSEVCCDIVFKVKSESFKAHKLILAARSPVFRAQFFGLVGDPSLEEVVVEDIEPFIFKAMLLFIYSDKLPDIYEVMDSMNVCSYAVMVQHLLAAADLYNLDRLKLLCESKLCEEINTDNVATTLALAEQHHCPQLKAICLKFIANPANLGAVMQSEAFVHLKESCPAMLLELLETFASVDDNSSLTLSRKRSGSSIYGQDLADGAAAESVNPSGRRLRRRT
- the LOC108329151 gene encoding BTB/POZ and MATH domain-containing protein 3 isoform X1: MAELEEDRMGDFKPFSEGSSCSRSISETVNGSHQFTIKGYSLAKGMGAGKYIMSDTFSVGGYDWAIYFYPDGKNPEDNSMYVSVFIALASDGTDVRALFKLTLVDQSEKGNDKVHSHFDRPLDGGPYTLKYRGSMWGYKRFFRRTLLETSEYLKDDCLVMHCTVGVVKTRFEGSKQGVIVPLSDMGRNFKDLLDSEVCCDIVFKVKSESFKAHKLILAARSPVFRAQFFGLVGDPSLEEVVVEDIEPFIFKAMLLFIYSDKLPDIYEVMDSMNVCSYAVMVQHLLAAADLYNLDRLKLLCESKLCEEINTDNVATTLALAEQHHCPQLKAICLKFIANPANLGDGAFSEAVMQSEAFVHLKESCPAMLLELLETFASVDDNSSLTLSRKRSGSSIYGQDLADGAAAESVNPSGRRLRRRT
- the LOC108329151 gene encoding BTB/POZ and MATH domain-containing protein 3 isoform X3: MAELEEDRMGDFKPFSEGSSCSRSISETVNGSHQFTIKGYSLAKGMGAGKYIMSDTFSVGGYDWAIYFYPDGKNPEDNSMYVSVFIALASDGTDVRALFKLTLVDQSEKGNDKVHSHFDRPLDGGPYTLKYRGSMWGYKRFFRRTLLETSEYLKDDCLVMHCTVGVVKTRFEGSKQGVIVPLSDMGRNFKDLLDSEVCCDIVFKVKSESFKAHKLILAARSPVFRAQFFGLVGDPSLEEVVVEDIEPFIFKAMLLFIYSDKLPDIYEVMDSMNVCSYAVMVQHLLAAADLYNLDRLKLLCESKLCEEINTDNVATTLALAEQHHCPQLKAICLKFIANPANLGETIAIEHLGIVTKGNKDICQL